From Streptomyces qinzhouensis, one genomic window encodes:
- a CDS encoding DUF4184 family protein, translating into MPFTLSHPAAVLPLLRRPFVPAALVAGAMAPDVAYFIQSLPFRPTTAVWYEPYFNATTTHSLTDLPTVALPLALALVAAYYLLRGPVTALLPARFAPAPPEGPPSGAGERTRFAVWLLVSALIGIVTHVVWDSFTHVDGYVVTRVDFLRDPVPGGLTVARLLQHLSTAVGLVAVGVHLARGGRRTGREGSAVRTRPARAVRWGATAALALAAAAGAFAQTDSFDSYREQEVSDYSRPIVTDGGNSIGYPTRREPVPWPEIAESMLTHAAKGAGTGLGGALLLYAAAWHLRLVPRGEPGREQRAEASGTHQERGEAERDDGRAPTAPVG; encoded by the coding sequence GTGCCGTTCACCCTGTCCCATCCGGCCGCCGTCCTGCCGCTGCTGCGACGCCCGTTCGTCCCCGCGGCCCTGGTGGCGGGCGCGATGGCGCCCGATGTCGCCTATTTCATCCAGAGCCTGCCCTTCCGGCCGACCACCGCCGTCTGGTACGAGCCGTACTTCAACGCCACCACGACCCACTCCCTCACCGATCTGCCGACCGTCGCCCTGCCGCTGGCCCTCGCCCTGGTCGCCGCCTACTACCTGCTGCGCGGACCGGTCACCGCACTGCTGCCGGCCCGCTTCGCTCCCGCCCCGCCCGAAGGCCCGCCGTCCGGCGCCGGGGAGCGGACGCGCTTCGCGGTATGGCTCCTCGTATCGGCGCTGATCGGGATCGTCACCCATGTGGTGTGGGACTCCTTCACCCATGTCGACGGATACGTCGTCACCCGGGTGGACTTCCTCCGCGATCCGGTACCCGGCGGTCTGACCGTGGCCCGGCTGCTCCAGCATCTGAGCACGGCGGTCGGCCTGGTGGCCGTCGGCGTCCATCTCGCCCGCGGCGGGCGGCGCACCGGCCGCGAGGGCTCCGCCGTCCGTACCCGGCCGGCCCGGGCCGTGCGGTGGGGCGCGACCGCCGCCCTCGCACTGGCCGCCGCGGCGGGAGCCTTCGCGCAGACCGACAGCTTCGATTCGTACCGGGAACAGGAGGTTTCCGACTACAGCCGCCCCATCGTCACCGACGGCGGAAACAGCATCGGCTACCCCACCCGGAGGGAGCCGGTTCCGTGGCCCGAGATCGCCGAGAGCATGCTGACGCACGCGGCGAAGGGCGCCGGTACCGGACTCGGCGGCGCCCTGCTGCTCTACGCGGCGGCCTGGCACCTCCGCCTCGTACCGAGGGGCGAACCCGGCCGCGAACAGCGGGCGGAGGCCTCCGGCACGCACCAGGAGCGG
- a CDS encoding PadR family transcriptional regulator produces the protein MSERAMQELALLVLTALADEPRHGYAIAQEIKGITDGRVVPRTGALYGALDRLVTEGLIEVRQEEIVDGRARRVFGLTTAGRERLALETERLAVAVQEARRRLGLGGAPATA, from the coding sequence ATGAGCGAGCGCGCGATGCAGGAACTGGCGCTGCTGGTGCTGACGGCCCTGGCGGACGAGCCCCGGCACGGGTATGCGATCGCCCAGGAGATCAAGGGCATCACCGACGGCCGGGTGGTGCCGAGGACCGGTGCCCTCTACGGGGCGCTGGACCGGCTGGTCACCGAGGGGCTGATCGAAGTACGGCAGGAGGAGATCGTGGACGGGCGGGCGCGCCGGGTCTTCGGGCTCACCACCGCGGGCCGGGAGCGGCTCGCCCTGGAGACGGAGCGGCTGGCCGTGGCCGTCCAGGAGGCCCGGCGGCGGCTGGGCCTGGGCGGGGCGCCCGCCACCGCCTGA
- a CDS encoding RNA polymerase sigma-70 factor, giving the protein MSQDGRPGPATETFVAHRQLLFTVAYEILGSAADAEDVLQETWLRWSGVELAGIRNQRAYLVRITARQALGRLRTLRRRRESYAGPWLPEPLLTAPDVAEDAALAESVSMAMLLVLEMLTPTERAVFVLREVFDLPYGEIAEAVGKTPAAARQIAHRARSRVAARRPRATVSPAETRAALAAFQHAVETGELQGLLDLLAPDVVALSDGGGLVPSVPQPVAGADRVGRLLSGGLTSYADGLSLAPVWVNGHPALLARRHGLVDMVLAVRIDEGRISELYAVRNPEKLTRVARETAMSR; this is encoded by the coding sequence ATGAGCCAGGACGGCCGTCCGGGCCCCGCGACCGAGACCTTCGTCGCCCATCGCCAACTGCTTTTCACCGTCGCGTACGAGATCCTCGGATCGGCCGCGGACGCGGAAGACGTCCTCCAGGAGACCTGGCTGCGCTGGTCGGGCGTCGAGCTCGCCGGCATTCGCAACCAGCGCGCCTATCTGGTCCGGATCACGGCCCGTCAGGCCCTGGGCAGACTGCGGACGCTGCGCCGCCGCCGGGAGTCGTACGCCGGTCCCTGGCTGCCCGAACCACTGCTCACCGCGCCCGATGTGGCCGAGGACGCCGCCCTCGCGGAGAGCGTCTCGATGGCGATGCTGCTGGTGCTGGAGATGCTCACCCCGACCGAGCGGGCGGTGTTCGTGCTGCGTGAGGTGTTCGACCTGCCGTACGGCGAGATCGCGGAGGCCGTCGGAAAGACCCCGGCGGCGGCCCGTCAGATCGCCCACCGGGCCCGGAGCCGGGTCGCCGCCCGCCGCCCCCGTGCCACGGTCTCCCCCGCCGAGACCCGGGCCGCCCTCGCGGCCTTCCAGCATGCCGTCGAGACGGGTGAACTCCAGGGCCTGCTCGACCTGCTGGCACCGGATGTCGTCGCCCTGAGCGACGGCGGCGGACTCGTACCGTCCGTGCCGCAGCCCGTCGCGGGGGCCGACCGGGTGGGCCGTCTGCTGTCCGGCGGTCTCACCTCGTACGCCGACGGTCTGTCCCTCGCCCCGGTCTGGGTCAACGGCCATCCGGCGCTGCTCGCCAGGCGCCACGGCCTGGTGGACATGGTGCTGGCGGTGCGGATCGACGAGGGCCGGATCAGCGAGTTGTACGCGGTGCGCAATCCCGAGAAGCTGACCCGGGTGGCGCGGGAGACGGCCATGAGCCGCTGA
- a CDS encoding MbtH family protein — protein sequence MPNPFEDPDASYLVLVNDEGRHALWPVFVMVPDGWRSVFGEAPRAECLEYIEKSWTDMRPQSPAEALGVSK from the coding sequence GTGCCGAATCCCTTCGAGGATCCCGACGCGAGCTATCTGGTTCTGGTCAACGATGAAGGCCGGCATGCGCTCTGGCCGGTCTTCGTGATGGTGCCCGACGGCTGGAGAAGCGTCTTCGGCGAGGCGCCGCGGGCGGAGTGCCTGGAGTACATCGAGAAGTCCTGGACCGATATGCGGCCCCAGAGCCCGGCCGAAGCCCTGGGCGTGAGCAAGTAG
- the htpG gene encoding molecular chaperone HtpG: protein MRSFQAEAAQILDLMAHSLYSNKEIFLRELISNASDAIDRLRFERYAQPESAGAEPDDAPRIRISFDKDAGTVTIADNGIGMSRQEVIDNIGTIARSGTAEFLRSLTGDQRRDAELIGQFGVGFYSAFVVADRVVLTTRRAGLSASEGVRWSSDGKGEYALEGVERAEHGTTIVLELREGEDELLSEYRLRSIVQRYSDHITQPIVLADDEKAVNQASALWTRPKSELNEQDYHSYYRHLTHDYSDPLAYVHTKVEGRYEYTLLLYLPSRAPHDLWLAQTQGGVRLHVRRVFILEDTGQLLPDYLRFVRGVVDSADLPLNVSREILQSSHAVDHIKSTAVKRVLKLLGQLAADEPGKYADFWKEFGGVLKQGVADDPAHREDLTELLRFTSTRSGTQDADVSLADYVDRMKDGQDKIYYLLAPGQTAAAASPHLEAYRAKGIEVLLLGEAVDGFVVSGPLNEYRGKRLQSVAQGAPDFGTLEDEAEKEAADRADSDFAALLGLLKTHLAGKAYDVRVTSRLTTSPACIVADGVETDFTTAQRLRGSGLPNQPILEINPGHPLVRRLNDGQDDPRLGEWAHVLFDQSVLTAGARIEEPTTFVTRLNELLLSLTGDGSPDLTGDRSPDLTGDRSPDLTGDGSPDTSD, encoded by the coding sequence ATGCGTAGTTTTCAGGCCGAGGCGGCCCAGATTCTGGACCTCATGGCCCATTCGCTCTACAGCAACAAGGAGATTTTTCTCCGTGAGCTGATCTCGAATGCCTCCGACGCGATCGACCGGCTCCGTTTCGAGCGGTACGCGCAGCCCGAATCGGCCGGCGCCGAACCGGACGACGCACCGCGGATCCGCATCTCCTTCGACAAGGACGCGGGTACGGTCACGATCGCCGACAACGGCATCGGGATGAGCCGGCAGGAGGTGATCGACAACATCGGCACCATCGCCCGGTCCGGCACCGCCGAGTTCCTCCGTTCGCTCACCGGGGACCAGCGCCGTGACGCCGAGCTGATCGGCCAGTTCGGGGTCGGCTTCTACTCCGCCTTCGTCGTCGCCGACCGGGTGGTACTCACCACCCGGCGGGCGGGGCTGTCCGCGTCCGAAGGGGTGCGCTGGTCGTCGGACGGCAAGGGGGAGTACGCGCTGGAGGGGGTGGAGCGCGCCGAGCACGGCACCACGATCGTGCTGGAGCTGCGGGAGGGCGAGGACGAGCTGCTGAGCGAGTACCGGCTGCGGTCGATCGTCCAGCGGTACTCGGACCACATCACTCAGCCGATCGTGCTGGCGGACGACGAGAAGGCAGTCAACCAGGCCTCGGCGCTCTGGACCCGTCCCAAGAGCGAACTGAACGAGCAGGACTACCACTCGTACTACCGGCATCTCACGCACGACTACTCCGATCCGCTCGCCTATGTCCATACGAAGGTGGAAGGGCGCTACGAGTACACGCTCCTGCTGTATCTCCCCTCCCGGGCCCCGCACGATCTGTGGCTCGCACAGACGCAGGGGGGTGTACGGCTGCATGTGCGGCGGGTGTTCATCCTGGAGGACACCGGACAGTTGCTGCCGGACTATCTGCGGTTCGTGCGCGGTGTCGTCGACTCCGCCGATCTGCCGCTGAACGTCTCCCGGGAGATCCTCCAGAGCAGTCACGCCGTCGACCACATCAAGTCCACCGCGGTCAAGCGGGTGCTGAAGCTCCTCGGACAACTGGCGGCCGACGAGCCCGGGAAGTACGCGGACTTCTGGAAGGAGTTCGGCGGTGTGCTGAAGCAGGGTGTCGCCGACGACCCCGCCCACCGGGAGGACCTCACCGAGCTGCTGCGCTTCACCTCCACTCGGTCGGGGACCCAGGACGCCGACGTCTCACTCGCCGACTACGTCGACAGGATGAAGGACGGCCAGGACAAGATCTACTATCTGCTGGCGCCGGGGCAGACCGCGGCCGCGGCGAGCCCGCATCTGGAGGCGTACCGGGCCAAGGGCATCGAGGTGCTGCTGCTGGGCGAGGCCGTGGACGGTTTTGTCGTCTCCGGCCCGCTCAACGAGTACCGGGGCAAGCGGCTTCAGTCCGTCGCCCAGGGCGCGCCGGACTTCGGCACCCTGGAGGACGAGGCCGAGAAGGAGGCCGCCGACCGGGCGGACTCCGACTTCGCGGCGCTCCTCGGTCTGCTCAAAACGCATCTGGCGGGCAAGGCTTACGACGTGCGGGTCACCAGCCGGCTGACCACCTCCCCTGCCTGCATCGTCGCCGACGGAGTGGAGACCGATTTCACCACCGCCCAGCGGCTTCGCGGTTCGGGGCTGCCGAACCAGCCGATTCTGGAGATCAACCCCGGGCACCCGCTGGTGCGCCGGCTCAATGACGGCCAGGACGATCCCCGTCTGGGTGAGTGGGCGCACGTACTGTTCGACCAGTCCGTGCTGACCGCCGGGGCCCGGATCGAAGAGCCGACCACGTTCGTCACCCGGCTCAACGAGCTGTTGCTGTCCCTCACCGGAGACGGTTCGCCGGACCTCACCGGGGACCGTTCGCCGGACCTCACCGGGGACCGTTCGCCGGACCTCACCGGGGACGGTTCGCCGGATACCTCGGACTGA
- a CDS encoding MFS transporter has product MTIDDVPLQEKRQPLPSPWRSVDFRLFFTARSASLLADGMLMVSLTTAVLGAGYGAGGVGYALAAWMAPIALLVLFGGVLADRFTPQVMMIGADVVRMLAMLVLAGLLVATDVRLWQIMALMAVSGAATAMFQPGLASMVPQVAEDIQRGNALLRISEAMSALIGPGLAGLVVAYWDVAGSYLVIAAAYALSAVGLAPLRRLRTVRDEGDDPLLHRLRTGWYEFSSRPWLWGVIAIWAVYGLLVFGPAIPLGAALITEQHGSSGYGWIASADGAGTIVGGLLGMRVRPRRPLVAGACAMFCFALNPLAPALGWNFTATALTGVLAGCGFAFWGVMWATSVQSHIPLAVLSRVYAYDVAGSIMVIPLGRALSGPAADGFGADRILLFSSVMGVVCIVAMLCVPAIRGLGREPEPASASAAEGDGSAR; this is encoded by the coding sequence ATGACCATTGACGACGTACCTCTCCAGGAGAAGCGGCAGCCGCTGCCCAGCCCGTGGAGATCGGTGGACTTCCGGCTCTTCTTCACGGCCCGCAGCGCCTCGCTGCTGGCCGACGGCATGCTCATGGTCTCGCTGACGACCGCTGTCCTCGGGGCGGGCTACGGGGCGGGCGGGGTGGGTTACGCGCTGGCCGCGTGGATGGCACCGATCGCGCTGCTGGTGCTGTTCGGCGGAGTGCTCGCCGACCGGTTCACCCCGCAGGTGATGATGATCGGCGCCGATGTGGTGCGGATGCTCGCCATGCTCGTCCTCGCGGGGCTGCTGGTGGCCACCGATGTACGGCTCTGGCAGATCATGGCGCTGATGGCGGTCAGCGGTGCCGCGACGGCCATGTTCCAGCCCGGTCTCGCCAGCATGGTGCCGCAGGTCGCCGAGGACATCCAGCGCGGTAACGCGCTGCTGCGGATCTCGGAGGCGATGAGCGCGCTGATCGGCCCGGGGCTCGCGGGTCTGGTGGTGGCCTACTGGGATGTGGCGGGCTCCTATCTGGTCATCGCGGCGGCCTACGCGCTCAGCGCGGTCGGGCTGGCACCGCTGCGCAGGCTCAGGACCGTACGGGACGAGGGCGACGACCCGCTGCTGCACCGACTGCGCACCGGCTGGTACGAGTTCAGCTCCCGCCCCTGGCTGTGGGGCGTGATCGCCATCTGGGCGGTCTACGGGCTGCTGGTGTTCGGCCCGGCCATTCCGCTGGGCGCGGCGCTGATCACCGAGCAGCACGGGTCCAGCGGATACGGGTGGATCGCCTCCGCCGACGGGGCCGGGACGATCGTCGGCGGACTGCTCGGCATGCGGGTACGGCCCCGCCGTCCGCTGGTCGCGGGAGCCTGTGCGATGTTCTGCTTCGCCCTCAATCCGCTGGCCCCCGCGCTGGGCTGGAACTTCACGGCGACGGCGCTGACCGGTGTGCTGGCCGGGTGCGGGTTCGCCTTCTGGGGTGTGATGTGGGCGACCAGTGTGCAGTCCCATATTCCGCTGGCGGTGCTGAGCCGGGTGTACGCCTACGACGTCGCCGGGTCCATCATGGTCATTCCGCTGGGCCGGGCGCTGTCCGGTCCGGCGGCCGACGGTTTCGGGGCCGATCGCATCCTGCTCTTCTCCTCCGTCATGGGTGTGGTCTGCATCGTCGCCATGCTCTGTGTGCCCGCCATCCGCGGGCTGGGCCGGGAGCCGGAGCCCGCGTCCGCGTCCGCGGCGGAGGGGGACGGTTCCGCCCGCTGA
- a CDS encoding condensation domain-containing protein has translation MTVSELESVRPAAARTVSVRYAGGEQRHGPVTMGQANMIRCILRDDPTHINIHDVWPVPPGTGLEAVIDALRALVVRHEGLRTTFPARPDGPPQEQRVAAEGAFTVTVLDHESLPGDPAPYAESVARGARAGRFRLDRDFPLRVTLIARGGEPLFVALAASHAVTDGSALGVLREEWLALLAGGSPPPLATLTPLDLADEEATPAGLRRSEASLRYWERIMRTGPQAMFAEPGAAGTDVRTPQLTLRSRRGAEALARVADRTGAVPSTVLLTAWCTLIAHRTGQDACVVAVPTSNRFVSLLARSVNTLSQDSLLCLDVRQPSFDALLRRAWGAALSAYRHSRFDALALWEMIGRVGFERGSNFARDVVFNDVSRLPSAPTAPAATAGSPGPELELTRGPDQVLPTRALTFVYETDPLLRLSMWADPALFPGDRAEAFLTGLVLLLEAAAADDVPLSSLTEVTGVRPVERAGDWRRVDNCWVSPAAVAEALSRVLDGVPVHIAVEGPDPAGRSVLTAYITAGTTPLSPVQAHAALMEALPGRPGVLAPHRYVIVDDPPSRAGDDGARFGRRILAEGDGRNRPISDDH, from the coding sequence ATGACGGTGAGCGAACTGGAGTCCGTCCGCCCGGCGGCCGCCCGGACCGTCTCCGTCCGCTACGCGGGCGGCGAACAGCGCCACGGCCCCGTCACCATGGGGCAGGCCAATATGATCCGCTGCATCCTGCGGGACGACCCGACGCACATCAACATCCACGATGTGTGGCCGGTGCCCCCGGGAACCGGACTCGAAGCGGTGATCGACGCACTGCGGGCCCTGGTGGTACGGCACGAAGGGCTGCGCACCACCTTCCCCGCGCGCCCCGACGGGCCGCCCCAGGAGCAGCGGGTCGCGGCCGAGGGAGCGTTCACGGTCACCGTTCTCGACCACGAGAGCCTGCCCGGGGATCCCGCGCCGTACGCCGAGTCGGTGGCGCGGGGGGCTCGCGCCGGCCGTTTCCGTCTCGACCGGGACTTCCCGCTGCGCGTCACGCTCATCGCCCGGGGCGGGGAGCCGCTCTTCGTGGCGCTGGCGGCCAGTCATGCCGTCACGGACGGCAGCGCGCTCGGCGTCCTGCGGGAGGAGTGGCTCGCCCTGCTGGCCGGCGGGTCGCCCCCGCCCCTGGCCACGCTGACCCCGCTCGACCTCGCCGACGAGGAGGCGACCCCGGCCGGTCTGCGCAGGTCCGAGGCGTCCCTGCGGTACTGGGAGCGGATCATGCGCACCGGTCCGCAGGCCATGTTCGCCGAGCCCGGCGCCGCCGGAACCGATGTCCGGACGCCGCAGCTCACTCTCCGTTCGCGGCGCGGGGCCGAGGCACTGGCCCGGGTGGCGGACCGTACGGGCGCCGTTCCGTCCACCGTACTGCTGACCGCCTGGTGCACTCTGATCGCCCATCGCACCGGCCAGGACGCCTGTGTGGTCGCCGTTCCGACGTCCAACCGGTTCGTGTCGCTCCTGGCCCGCTCGGTGAACACGCTGTCCCAGGACTCGCTGCTCTGCCTCGACGTCCGGCAGCCGTCCTTCGACGCGCTGCTGCGCCGGGCGTGGGGGGCCGCGCTCAGCGCCTACCGGCACAGCAGGTTCGACGCACTCGCCCTGTGGGAGATGATCGGCCGGGTCGGCTTCGAACGCGGCAGCAACTTCGCCCGCGACGTCGTCTTCAACGATGTGTCCAGGCTCCCCTCCGCACCGACCGCACCGGCCGCGACCGCCGGATCCCCGGGGCCGGAGCTCGAGCTGACCCGGGGCCCGGACCAGGTCCTGCCGACGCGTGCCCTGACCTTCGTGTACGAGACGGATCCCCTGCTCCGACTGTCGATGTGGGCCGACCCCGCGCTGTTTCCCGGAGACCGGGCGGAAGCCTTCCTCACCGGTCTGGTGCTCCTGCTGGAGGCGGCCGCCGCGGACGACGTACCGCTCTCCTCGCTCACCGAAGTGACGGGCGTGCGGCCGGTGGAGCGGGCCGGCGACTGGCGGCGGGTGGACAACTGCTGGGTCTCACCGGCCGCTGTGGCCGAGGCACTGAGCCGGGTCCTCGACGGAGTACCCGTACACATCGCGGTGGAGGGGCCGGATCCGGCCGGCCGGTCCGTGCTGACCGCCTACATCACCGCGGGCACCACTCCGCTGTCGCCGGTTCAGGCCCATGCGGCGCTGATGGAGGCCCTGCCCGGGCGTCCCGGGGTGCTGGCTCCCCACCGCTATGTGATCGTCGACGATCCGCCGTCGCGGGCCGGGGACGACGGGGCACGGTTCGGGCGGCGGATTCTCGCGGAAGGGGACGGCCGGAACCGGCCGATTTCAGATGACCATTGA
- a CDS encoding DUF6271 family protein translates to MRRVCLTLPTNRSCAATIAAVAGEAADGARRFGVEVHLLVLDSSGAPERAGHREAIGALPPAPGVVVHHLDEEQQRSFLRKAIVRSGVAEPDRILGLMLPSDVSYGACTNRAFLFAEALGCASVHRRDSDSVYQTFGGEPVFPLVHELAALGRPAAEVARLVTRSRLDPAYRDRPVALVGGSFVGEMSVDVAEIRSLDPAVYRDVVGLSVPAGYPEIWRGNLIDEAFRGAGTDPFTGDRTTLTRVAPNRVDMCNIGLDREVYGRVPLPPATDTIGSDYFLIHLVHDAGLPGVLHNRHIVNYHTDERRTDAGFLAYQIRFAKFLLASRYLDDVYRRLAAAGAALLDDGGRIRAATVAACVRDSTGQGQGQDTDTNTDTDTERLGLDVLEVLDVLDVLDRSYRKLGGRYSAVADALAARRGGLAAEARADLADFAVLIDAWEPLARACRDEGFPAVA, encoded by the coding sequence GTGCGCCGCGTCTGCCTGACCCTTCCCACCAACCGTTCCTGTGCCGCGACCATCGCGGCCGTCGCCGGGGAAGCCGCCGACGGCGCCCGCCGCTTCGGCGTCGAGGTGCATCTGCTGGTCCTGGACTCGTCCGGCGCCCCGGAGCGGGCCGGGCACCGGGAGGCGATCGGCGCCCTGCCCCCGGCCCCCGGGGTGGTCGTCCACCATCTCGACGAGGAACAGCAGCGGTCCTTTCTCCGGAAGGCGATCGTCCGGTCGGGTGTCGCGGAGCCGGACCGGATCCTCGGCCTGATGCTGCCGTCCGACGTCTCCTACGGCGCCTGCACCAACCGCGCCTTTCTGTTCGCGGAGGCCCTGGGCTGCGCTTCGGTGCACCGCCGGGATTCCGACAGCGTCTACCAGACCTTCGGCGGAGAGCCCGTGTTCCCCCTCGTCCACGAGCTGGCGGCGCTGGGGCGTCCCGCGGCCGAGGTGGCGCGGCTGGTGACCCGGAGCAGGCTCGACCCCGCGTACCGGGACCGGCCGGTCGCGCTGGTCGGCGGCTCCTTCGTGGGCGAGATGTCGGTGGACGTCGCGGAGATCCGCAGCCTCGACCCGGCCGTCTACCGGGATGTCGTCGGACTGTCCGTGCCCGCGGGCTATCCGGAGATCTGGCGCGGGAACCTCATCGACGAGGCGTTCCGCGGTGCCGGGACCGATCCCTTCACGGGCGACCGCACCACGCTCACCCGGGTCGCCCCGAACCGGGTCGACATGTGCAACATCGGCCTCGACCGCGAGGTCTACGGCCGGGTGCCGCTGCCGCCCGCCACCGACACCATCGGCAGCGACTACTTCCTCATCCACCTCGTGCACGACGCCGGACTGCCCGGGGTGCTGCACAACCGCCATATCGTCAACTACCACACGGACGAGCGCCGTACCGACGCCGGGTTCCTCGCCTATCAGATCCGCTTCGCGAAGTTCCTGCTGGCGTCGAGGTACCTCGACGATGTGTACAGGCGACTGGCCGCGGCGGGCGCGGCGCTGCTCGACGACGGCGGCCGGATCCGCGCCGCCACCGTCGCCGCGTGCGTCAGGGACAGTACGGGCCAGGGCCAAGGTCAGGACACAGACACGAACACGGACACGGATACCGAACGGCTCGGCCTCGACGTGCTTGAAGTGCTCGACGTGCTCGACGTGCTCGACCGCTCGTACCGGAAGCTGGGCGGCCGCTACTCCGCGGTCGCGGACGCCCTCGCCGCCCGCCGCGGCGGTCTTGCGGCCGAGGCCCGCGCGGACCTGGCTGACTTCGCCGTCCTGATCGACGCCTGGGAACCCCTGGCCCGCGCCTGCCGCGACGAGGGGTTCCCAGCCGTCGCATAA
- a CDS encoding phytanoyl-CoA dioxygenase family protein, translating into MMASAAPGRSRRPRLHRAASDLPYFSADGESYLAQTTLSELKKGRPLRVLSEEDFAHWQTYGYVIVREAIPAAAARRLLDFTWEFQGLSPDRPESWYDDRPFRSELDQQLHVYGFVEAYHHQLLWDSRQSQRVYDAFVDVWDCEELWVTLDRLNLNPPNVGNRDRALIDRTDRGFDIELHWDIDTTLGVPPQRVQGIIALNDTRPETGGFQCCPELFRQFDEWKVRQPADRDPLRPSVDRAELPVVRPDLRPGDLLIWNGLLAHGVARNASDNGVRAVQYLSMMPALEEHGRLRQSRVDSWRHLRTPRWNRTLVGDPVLHESKRYPTASLTELGSRLLGLGSWHATDESVPAGGQSGEPSCAASA; encoded by the coding sequence ATGATGGCATCCGCCGCACCCGGCCGCTCCCGCCGCCCCCGACTCCACCGGGCGGCCTCCGACCTTCCGTACTTCAGCGCGGACGGGGAGTCGTATCTGGCCCAAACGACCTTAAGTGAGCTCAAGAAGGGCCGCCCGCTGCGGGTGCTGTCCGAGGAGGACTTCGCCCACTGGCAGACGTACGGCTATGTCATCGTCCGGGAGGCGATCCCGGCCGCGGCCGCCCGCCGACTGCTGGACTTTACCTGGGAGTTCCAGGGCCTCTCCCCGGACCGCCCGGAAAGCTGGTACGATGACCGGCCGTTCCGCTCCGAGCTGGACCAGCAGCTCCACGTCTACGGGTTCGTGGAGGCCTACCACCACCAACTGCTCTGGGACAGCCGCCAGTCCCAGCGGGTGTACGACGCCTTCGTCGACGTCTGGGACTGCGAGGAGCTGTGGGTCACCCTGGACCGGCTCAATCTCAACCCGCCCAATGTCGGCAACCGTGACCGCGCCCTGATCGACCGGACGGACCGCGGTTTCGACATCGAACTCCACTGGGACATCGACACCACGCTCGGCGTACCGCCGCAGCGGGTACAGGGCATCATCGCGCTCAACGACACCCGGCCCGAGACCGGCGGCTTCCAGTGCTGCCCCGAGCTGTTCCGGCAGTTCGACGAGTGGAAGGTCCGCCAGCCCGCGGACCGGGACCCGCTGCGCCCCTCCGTCGACCGGGCCGAACTCCCCGTCGTCCGGCCGGATCTGCGCCCCGGCGATCTGCTGATCTGGAACGGCCTCCTCGCCCACGGCGTGGCGCGCAACGCCTCCGACAACGGGGTGCGGGCCGTGCAGTACCTCTCGATGATGCCCGCGCTCGAAGAGCACGGCAGGCTGCGGCAGTCCCGGGTCGACTCCTGGCGCCATCTGCGCACCCCCCGCTGGAACCGCACCCTGGTCGGCGATCCCGTGCTCCACGAGTCCAAGCGCTACCCCACCGCCTCCCTCACCGAACTCGGCAGCAGACTGCTGGGCCTCGGCTCCTGGCATGCCACGGACGAGTCCGTGCCGGCCGGCGGGCAGAGCGGGGAGCCGTCGTGCGCCGCGTCTGCCTGA
- a CDS encoding acyl carrier protein yields the protein MERITAWLHEKNPGLEGPVDKDEDLIEARLIDSMDFVEFVELLEDISGVGIDLQEVTIDDFRTLGRVEQRFLTPSGTAAAAATAG from the coding sequence ATGGAACGCATCACCGCCTGGCTCCACGAGAAGAACCCCGGCCTCGAAGGGCCCGTCGACAAGGATGAGGACCTCATCGAGGCCCGGCTCATCGACTCCATGGACTTCGTGGAGTTCGTCGAACTGCTGGAGGACATCTCCGGCGTCGGTATCGATCTCCAGGAAGTCACCATCGACGACTTCCGCACCCTCGGCCGGGTGGAACAGCGCTTCCTGACCCCGTCGGGAACGGCCGCCGCCGCGGCCACGGCCGGATGA